The Huiozyma naganishii CBS 8797 chromosome 3, complete genome genome contains a region encoding:
- the GPT2 gene encoding bifunctional glycerol-3-phosphate/glycerone-phosphate O-acyltransferase GPT2 (similar to Saccharomyces cerevisiae GPT2 (YKR067W); ancestral locus Anc_5.648) codes for MEEEKRKKKEAEEEKAPASKAHVPHVDPDYVNPYNGEVYSIYTWMYDVVMFLFKIIMTIFFREIKLRGAYNLPEVGTPTILVCAPHANQFIDPSLVMLETRNLKKGRSRQACFVTAESSLKMKVVGFFGKMIGGIPVPRAQDNLKPVDENIEIYAPDFAKDATLIKGRCKDGSSPGFTKRFTAKSLLGLPDYLANAQISEIVDDETIVLSSPFKSKNPKVKKLLKRGRCFKYAAKIDNSKVFQNVFNHLHTNGTVGIFPEGGSHDRPSLLPIKAGVVIMALGAVAADANMKVAVVPVGLHYFHRNKFRSRAVLEYGEPIMVDGEMGKEYLRSPRESVSKLLKKVSDALFSVTENAPDYDTLMTIQAARRLXXXXXXLIGGCVMGYSKFKDDSRIINLKCMVSRYNDTLSSYGLKDHQVEKLRTSQLDTIRCLALLLVRVAKLLFFFTLALPGSVLFMPVFVVCSVYSKKKQREGLKKSLVKIKGIDLLATWKLIVALILAPVLYVTYSCILLYMYNHDVRYTRWIKTPFAGSKVLQFGYFYAVLVTTTYASFKTGEIGVDLFKSLPPLFVSLFYPNDKITKLQKMRRELSTEITDICNELGPQVFPDYWKFSSGKHEGKPGSTAGQEPEVPFSRSRSSSVHSLESDFSTGLSRVNSRGSLSDIPFFTDPKSAGKYYSEEDDDGDGEAVATGSSVAPTSESVSHITSMVREQRDTK; via the coding sequence atggaggaggagaagaggaagaagaaggaagcggaggaagaaaaggcCCCCGCTTCGAAGGCGCACGTGCCTCACGTGGATCCTGACTATGTGAACCCATACAACGGGGAAGTATACAGTATTTATACCTGGATGTACGATGTTGTCATGTTCCTGTTCAAAATCATCATGACTATATTCTTCCGGGAGATTAAGTTAAGAGGTGCTTACAATTTGCCCGAAGTGGGGACCCCGACGATTTTGGTGTGTGCTCCCCATGCTAACCAGTTTATTGACCCATCCTTGGTGATGCTGGAGACTAGGAACCTGAAAAAGGGGAGGTCAAGACAGGCTTGCTTTGTCACGGCGGAGTCTAGcttgaagatgaaggtTGTGGGCTTTTTTGGCAAGATGATTGGTGGGATTCCTGTTCCAAGGGCTCAGGACAATTTGAAACCTGTTGATGAAAACATTGAGATATATGCACCGGATTTCGCCAAGGACGCGACACTCATCAAGGGCAGGTGTAAAGATGGATCCAGCCCCGGATTCACTAAACGATTCACCGCCAAATCGCTCTTGGGGCTACCAGATTACTTGGCGAATGCTCAGATTTCAGAGATTGTAGACGATGAGACGATTGTTCTGAGTTCGCCATTCAAGTCTAAGAACCCTAAGGTAAAGAAGTTGTTAAAGCGGGGACGTTGCTTCAAGTATGCTGCCAAAATTGATAATTCCAAAGTGTTTCAAAACGTGTTCAACCATCTACACACTAATGGGACTGTTGGTATTTTCCCTGAAGGTGGATCGCATGACAGACCATCGCTTCTACCCATCAAGGCCGGCGTTGTGATTATGGCTCTTGGTGCTGTGGCAGCAGATGCAAACATGAAGGTAGCTGTAGTCCCTGTCGGGCTACATTACTTCCACAGGAACAAGTTCAGATCAAGAGCAGTGTTAGAGTACGGTGAGCCAATCATGGTAGATGGAGAGATGGGTAAAGAGTATTTGCGTTCCCCCCGGGAGTCAGTATCgaaactgttgaagaaagtttCTGACGCTTTGTTCTCAGTAACGGAAAATGCACCAGATTATGACACTTTAATGACCATACAGGCGGCTCGGAGACTGNNNNNNNNNNNNNNNNNNTTAATAGGCGGTTGCGTAATGGGTTACAGCAAGTTTAAAGACGACTCTCGAATCATAAACTTGAAATGCATGGTCTCGAGATACAACGACACGTTGAGTTCGTACGGGTTGAAGGACCATCAAGTGGAAAAATTGCGGACGTCGCAACTCGACACTATCCGTTGTCTTGCCCTGCTGCTTGTCAGAGTGGCCAAgcttctgttctttttcactCTGGCATTGCCTGGCTCggtcctgtttatgcccGTTTTCGTCGTCTGCAGCGTGtactcgaagaagaagcagcgtgaaggtttgaagaaatcgttGGTGAAGATCAAAGGGATTGATCTCCTGGCCACGTGGAAACTCATAGTGGCTCTGATCTTGGCCCCCGTGTTGTACGTGACGTACTCTTGCATTCTGTTGTACATGTACAACCACGACGTCCGGTACACGCGGTGGATCAAGACTCCCTTCGCGGGCAGCAAAGTGCTACAGTTTGGGTACTTCTACGCTGTGCTTGTGACGACGACTTACGCTAGTTTCAAGACTGGTGAGATCGGGGTGGACTTGTTCAAGTCTTTGCCGCCCCTATTTGTGTCGTTATTCTATCCGAACGATAAGATCACGAAGTTGCAGAAGATGCGGCGGGAGCTCTCCACTGAGATCACGGACATCTGCAACGAGCTCGGACCACAGGTTTTCCCGGACTATTGGAAATTCAGTTCTGGGAAGCATGAGGGCAAACCAGGGTCCACTGCTGGTCAGGAGCCGGAAGTTCCCTTCAGCCGGAGCCGGTCTAGCTCTGTGCATTCGTTGGAGTCCGATTTTTCGACAGGACTGTCCCGTGTGAACTCGCGCGGATCGCTCTCCGATATTCCATTCTTCACAGACCCGAAGTCTGCGGGCAAGTACTATTCcgaggaggatgacgatggaGACGGCGAGGCTGTGGCCACGGGGAGCAGCGTCGCCCCCACGAGTGAATCCGTCTCGCACATTACGAGCATGGTGCGTGAGCAGAGGGACACCAAGTAG
- the BET3 gene encoding TRAPP complex core subunit BET3 (similar to Saccharomyces cerevisiae BET3 (YKR068C); ancestral locus Anc_5.649), with amino-acid sequence MPQSRSSSLSSSNPANAPQVRHLKALGDDTWKNKVEKVNAEFFHLTYGTIVAQLCEEYAGDYARVNGELFQIGYNLGVRLIEDFLARTALPRCDTFLKTSEVVSKCAFKIFLNLTPEVAHWNAARDSFDLVFGENPLAEHVELPPGASGQLWFSNVLCGVLRGALEMVQLDCDVEFVSDTLRGDMSTDIRVKLNKVLRDEIPAGED; translated from the coding sequence ATGCCCCAGTCACGCTCCAGCTCACTGTCGAGCTCGAACCCTGCAAACGCGCCGCAGGTGCGCCACTTGAAGGCGCTGGGCGACGACACGTGGAAGAACAAAGTCGAGAAGGTGAACGCAGAGTTCTTCCATCTGACGTACGGGACGATCGTCGCGCAACTGTGTGAGGAGTACGCCGGGGACTATGCACGCGTCAATGGCGAGCTCTTCCAGATCGGGTACAACCTCGGCGTACGGCTCATAGAGGACTTCCTCGCCCGTACAGCGCTCCCCCGGTGCGACACTTTTCTCAAGACGAGCGAGGTGGTCAGCAAGTGTGCGTTCAAGATCTTCCTCAACTTGACCCCGGAGGTCGCCCACTGGAACGCCGCTAGGGATTCCTTCGACCTCGTATTTGGCGAGAACCCGCTTGCGGAACACGTAGAGTTGCCCCCAGGCGCCTCGGGACAACTGTGGTTCTCGAACGTGCTCTGCGGCGTGCTCAGAGGAGCGCTAGAGATGGTCCAGCTCGATTGCGACGTCGAGTTCGTCTCAGATACACTCAGGGGAGACATGTCCACCGATATCAGAGTGAAGTTGAATAAAGTGCTCCGGGACGAGATCCCAGCGGGTGAGGACTAG
- the MET1 gene encoding uroporphyrinogen-III C-methyltransferase (similar to Saccharomyces cerevisiae MET1 (YKR069W); ancestral locus Anc_5.651): MGLDRLSLVTGNNCDGEVHLLVGSGGTASCSLTVGRVRRLLAHGAVPVLVGVSSAAHGAAIAKELQGQSSVRVLQRDFMLSDLTTLGRALTGGVVDRVFVNLAVDKINEVEAIFAQCRKLRIPINTYQQPEFSTFSLTPTYTDPQGSGLQISVSTNGRGYLLAERVKREIVAGLPANISQVVSNMGLVRDQLIAQDNNRLLAEKYWDTGLAVPGLGYGLNEDNWESHKFNRLIHEFDQTAKDQQQRRTRWLSQIMAYYPLAKLATVTLQDLENGAQQPDTIAETSHPEHHETQLQNQTGPKTLTRGTASADSAAAHGQISLVGSGPGSVSMLTLGALNEIKTADIILADKLVPQTVLNLIPPTTECFIAKKFPGNAENAQQELLARGLSALQEGKKVVRLKQGDPYIFGRGGEEYSFFAANGYEALVLPGISSSLASTVVAKIPATQRGIADQVLVCTGTGRKGALPEVPDYVASRTTVFLMALHRADLLTEVLLQKGWDADVPLAIIERASCPDQRVTRTLLKYLPQVVQEIGSRPPGLLVVGHAVNHLIPQELVQFAGDHKYHIEEGFQDIDIQPQFL; encoded by the coding sequence ATGGGACTGGATCGGTTGTCGTTGGTTACTGGGAACAATTGCGACGGGGAAGTACACTTGCTTGTTGGGTCCGGCGGGACCGCGAGCTGCTCGCTGACCGTGGGCCGTGTGAGGCGGCTGTTGGCGCACGGGGCCGTGCCCGTGCTCGTTGGCGTGTCCTCTGCGGCGCACGGGGCAGCAATTGCGAAGGAACTGCAGGGACAGTCGTCCGTGCGGGTGTTGCAGCGTGATTTCATGCTTTCGGACCTCACGACGCTCGGGAGGGCCCTGACCGGTGGGGTCGTCGACCGTGTGTTTGTAAACCTTGCAGTGGACAAGATCAACGAAGTAGAGGCGATATTTGCACAGTGTCGGAAATTGCGCATCCCGATCAACACGTACCAGCAGCCGGAGTTCTCGACGTTTAGTCTCACGCCAACGTACACGGACCCGCAGGGCAGCGGGCTGCAGATCAGCGTCAGCACCAACGGCAGGGGATACTTGCTCGCGGAGCGTGTCAAGCGCGAGATCGTCGCGGGACTCCCAGCAAATATCTCCCAAGTGGTCTCGAACATGGGGCTCGTCAGGGACCAGCTCATCGCGCAGGATAACAACAGGTTGCTAGCGGAGAAGTATTGGGACACTGGACTTGCGGTACCGGGGCTCGGTTACGGGCTCAACGAGGATAACTGGGAGAGCCACAAGTTTAACAGACTCATCCACGAGTTCGACCAGACCGCTAAagaccaacagcaacgcaGGACCAGGTGGCTCTCGCAGATCATGGCATACTACCCGCTTGCGAAACTGGCCACTGTGACCTTGCAGGACTTGGAAAACGGTGCCCAGCAACCGGACACTATTGCAGAGACCTCACACCCAGAACACCACGAGACGCAATTGCAAAACCAAACGGGGCCCAAGACCCTCACTAGGGGCACGGCAAGTGCAGACAGTGCGGCTGCTCATGGACAGATATCTCTTGTGGGCAGTGGACCCGGGTCCGTGTCAATGCTCACGCTCGGCGCCCTTAACGAGATCAAAACGGCAGATATCATCCTCGCGGATAAACTGGTCCCGCAGACGGTCCTCAATTTGATCCCACCAACTACAGAGTGCTTCATCGCCAAGAAGTTCCCCGGGAACGCAGAGAATGCACAACAGGAACTGCTCGCTCGCGGGTTATCCGCATTGCAAGAGGGGAAGAAAGTCGTAAGGTTGAAACAGGGTGACCCGTACATATTCGGCCGCGGCGGAGAGGAGTACTCCTTCTTCGCTGCAAACGGGTACGAAGCACTGGTTCTCCCAGGGATATCGTCTTCGTTGGCGTCGACAGTGGTCGCAAAGATTCCGGCAACGCAGAGGGGCATTGCGGACCAGGTGCTTGTGTGCACGGGGACAGGTCGCAAGGGCGCATTGCCAGAGGTGCCAGACTACGTCGCGTCACGGACTACCGTGTTCCTGATGGCACTGCACCGTGCAGACTTGCTCACAGAAGTGCTGCTCCAGAAAGGGTGGGACGCAGATGTGCCCCTCGCAATCATAGAGAGAGCGTCCTGCCCAGACCAAAGAGTCACGAGGACGCTTCTAAAATACCTGCCGCAGGTCGTGCAAGAGATCGGCTCGAGACCACCGGGACTACTCGTCGTCGGCCACGCTGTAAACCATCTGATCCCACAAGAACTCGTCCAGTTCGCGGGGGACCACAAGTACCACATAGAAGAGGGATTCCAAGACATTGACATTCAACCGCAGTTCCTATGA
- the KNAG0C06350 gene encoding uncharacterized protein (similar to Saccharomyces cerevisiae YKR070W; ancestral locus Anc_5.652) yields MLFKRLLSTSPKCIGFAFDIDGVLLRGKNPIARAGKALRLLTEAKVPFVLLTNGGGTLEAQRTKFISDALKVDISPLQIIQAHTPYKTMISRYSKILAVGSPAVRGVAEKYGFKDVVHTNDIVRYNKDIAPFSGLSQEQLIANSRDIPGLDKSKFDAVLVFNDPRDWAADLQVVTDLLISEGGLLNTLRREKSATPAVPIYFSCNDLLWANPYQLNRFGQGAFRLLIKTLYSQMNDGLPLNDHILGKPTKLTYDFAHHVLIDWQQKMVNSQVDSDQQILPEIGIEPTFTPFDKVFMVGDNPASDIIGAQNYGWNSCLVRTGVYRDGDHLANVEPTMIVDDVYEGVVSVLNKYS; encoded by the coding sequence ATGCTGTTCAAGAGACTGCTGAGCACTTCGCCTAAATGTATCGGGTTTGCATTTGATATCGATGGCGTGCTTCTGCGTGGGAAGAACCCAATTGCTCGGGCGGGCAAGGCGTTGAGGCTTCTCACCGAGGCCAAAGTACCCTTTGTCCTGCTCACGAATGGCGGGGGCACCCTCGAGGCGCAGAGAACCAAGTTCATATCAGATGCTTTGAAAGTCGACATCTCTCCTTTGCAAATCATACAGGCTCATACGCCATACAAAACGATGATCTCGAGGTACAGCAAGATCCTGGCTGTTGGGTCTCCAGCAGTGAGAGGTGTCGCTGAAAAATACGGTTTCAAAGATGTTGTCCACACGAACGACATCGTTCGGTACAACAAGGACATTGCGCCCTTTTCTGGGCTTTCCCAGGAACAATTGATCGCAAACTCAAGAGATATTCCGGGACTCGACAAGTCCAAATTTGATGCAGTTCTGGTGTTCAACGACCCTAGAGATTGGGCAGCAGATTTGCAAGTGGTTACAGATCTTTTGATCAGCGAGGGAGGCCTGCTGAACACTTTGCGCAGGGAGAAATCTGCCACTCCAGCGGTACCGATATATTTCTCGTGTAACGACTTGCTCTGGGCGAACCCTTaccaattgaacagatTTGGCCAGGGAGCCTTCAGACTGCTGATCAAAACACTGTACTCGCAAATGAACGACGGACTACCCCTGAATGACCATATTTTGGGTAAACCAACTAAACTAACGTACGATTTTGCACACCATGTTTTGATCGATTGGCAACAGAAAATGGTCAACAGCCAAGTGGACTCGGACCAGCAGATCCTGCCAGAGATAGGTATCGAACCAACGTTCACACCGTTCGATAAGGTCTTCATGGTTGGAGATAACCCAGCAAGTGATATCATAGGGGCACAGAACTATGGGTGGAATAGCTGTTTAGTAAGAACTGGGGTATACCGTGATGGTGATCACTTAGCAAACGTAGAACCTACCATGATCGTTGACGATGTCTACGAGGGGGTGGTTTCAGTTTTGAATAAATACTCGTGA
- the DRE2 gene encoding electron carrier DRE2 (similar to Saccharomyces cerevisiae DRE2 (YKR071C); ancestral locus Anc_5.654) encodes MTGKLGLLLIHPAVTTMPEMVVAVKEQAKRDNVSIIDQFLVNKVVDGSVNLKAGKYDIIRYLTPEKLEEIKFPKMLIAVLQESLKDDGLLYGLSDQYKVDALLNGFEIVSGDGDVGEYHWIKKPAVANATVGIVPLKGKSNTTGAKPAALPSFKKKTTGSTSALPSFKRAAKTPVPVSSPKVGVEEEEDFGDLEEDDLFSESAKARFLDGNDEDDDESIDEDELVTDKSGKITFITCGKSKTKRKKACKDCSCGIKEEEEEEIDNVRTQQDKVIKFTEDELTEVDFTIDGKKIGGCGSCSLGDAFRCSGCPYLGLPAFKPGQAINLNAISDDL; translated from the coding sequence ATGACTGGGAAGTTGGGACTGCTGCTTATTCACCCGGCTGTGACGACGATGCCTGAGATGGTCGTCGCAGTCAAGGAACAGGCGAAAAGAGATAACGTTTCGATAATCGACCAGTTCTTGGTCAACAAAGTGGTCGACGGTTCTGTGAATCTGAAGGCCGGGAAGTACGATATTATTAGGTACTTGACGCCCGAGAAGCTCGAGGAGATTAAATTTCCTAAGATGCTGATTGCGGTTTTACAAGAAAGCTTGAAAGACGACGGTTTGTTGTACGGCTTGAGTGATCAGTACAAGGTAGACGCCTTGCTAAACGGGTTTGAAATAGTCagtggtgatggtgatgtGGGTGAGTACCACTGGATAAAGAAACCCGCTGTTGCGAACGCTACTGTGGGGATTGTTCCCCTGAAGGGGAAAAGTAATACTACGGGGGCTAAGCCAGCGGCGCTGCCCTCGTTTAAAAAGAAGACCACCGGATCTACATCTGCATTACCCTCGTTCAAAAGAGCAGCAAAGACCCCCGTACCTGTCTCTAGTCCCAAAGTGGGCgtagaggaggaggaggatttTGGTGACCTTGAGGAGGATGACTTGTTCAGCGAGTCTGCGAAGGCCCGTTTCCTCGACGggaacgacgaggatgacgatgaatCTATTGATGAGGACGAACTGGTCACGGATAAGTCAGGTAAAATCACCTTCATCACTTGCGGGAAGAGCAAGaccaagaggaagaaggCGTGTAAGGATTGTAGCTGTGGTatcaaggaggaagaggaggaagagatCGATAACGTTAGAACGCAGCAGGACAAAGTTATCAAATTCACCGAGGACGAGCTGACCGAAGTCGATTTCACCATTGACGGTAAGAAGATCGGTGGATGTGGGTCTTGTTCTCTGGGGGATGCGTTCAGGTGCAGCGGCTGTCCGTACTTGGGGTTGCCCGCGTTCAAGCCTGGTCAGGCCATCAATCTGAACGCCATTTCGGATGACTTGTAA
- the NOB1 gene encoding rRNA-binding endoribonuclease (similar to Saccharomyces cerevisiae NOB1 (YOR056C); ancestral locus Anc_5.656), which produces MSGIGGAANVRALVLDATPLITQSYSHYQNFAEDFYTTPTVFAEIKDAQARKNLEIWKSLGTLQLVHPNEASIKAVSNFARLTGDYSVLSANDIHILALAYELECKLNKGDWRLRRKPGDVLGKQAEASGEQPKKQAQEPAPVKDESAQKKKPRRRGGKKQREKRLARGEDGSAAGATMEEQSNTPDAAATVEPVKEEKLAATLKSIEKEQPAQRPSDLQEDSEIAQDSELAGFETVGKKTTKTDTTLGEDYCDEDDDGEWITPDTLTEAIIRDSGEDTTGSQNVEATEKQRQNALSSPKNQVALASGDFAVQNVALHMNLNLMNFISGLRIKRLRNYRLRCHACFNMFPLPKNGKPKHFCPSCGGQGTLLRCAVSVDSETGKVTPHLKANFQWNNRGNKFSMASPLSKNSQKRYGSKGFVHVKHKQDPLLLREDQKEYEQMMKQEDWTRRHNEKVLNNWIGGGSADNYISPFAIDGLKHHSVRVGKGRYVNSSRKRK; this is translated from the coding sequence ATGTCTGGAATTGGGGGTGCTGCTAATGTGAGGGCTTTGGTGCTCGATGCGACACCGCTGATAACACAGTCGTACTCGCACTATCAGAATTTTGCAGAGGATTTTTACACGACGCCGACAGTGTTTGCGGAGATCAAGGATGCACAGGCGCGGAAGAACCTGGAGATCTGGAAGAGTCTGGGCACGCTGCAACTGGTGCACCCGAACGAGGCGTCGATTAAGGCCGTTTCCAACTTCGCAAGACTTACCGGTGACTACTCCGTGCTGAGCGCAAACGATATCCACATTCTGGCGCTGGCTTATGAGCTTGAGTGCAAACTGAACAAAGGTGATTGGAGGTTGAGAAGGAAGCCAGGTGACGTCCTTGGGAAGCAGGCGGAAGCGTCCGGTGAGCAACCCAAGAAACAGGCTCAGGAACCCGCACCAGTGAAGGATGAGTCTGcgcagaagaagaagcccagaagaagaggtgggaaaaaacagagagagaagaggCTAGCTAGAGGTGAGGACGGGTCCGCAGCTGGAGCCACGATGGAGGAGCAATCAAACACTCCAGATGCAGCTGCTACTGTGGAACCtgtcaaagaagaaaaactcGCTGCCACTTTGAAGTCGATCGAGAAGGAACAGCCCGCTCAACGTCCCAGTGATCTCCAGGAGGACTCAGAGATTGCTCAAGATAGCGAGCTCGCTGGTTTTGAAACAGTGGGCAAGAAGACAACCAAAACTGACACCACACTTGGTGAAGACTACTGtgatgaggacgacgatGGTGAGTGGATAACACCAGATACGTTAACGGAGGCTATAATCAGAGACAGCGGTGAGGACACTACTGGTTCGCAGAACGTGGAGGCTACCGAGAAGCAGCGCCAGAATGCGTTGAGTTCTCCCAAGAATCAGGTCGCTCTTGCCAGTGGTGATTTTGCAGTGCAGAATGTTGCCTTACACATGAACTTGAACTTGATGAACTTCATCTCCGGGCTAAGGATCAAACGGTTAAGAAACTACAGGCTGAGATGCCACGCATGCTTCAATATGTTCCCACTGCCCAAGAACGGGAAGCCTAAGCATTTCTGTCCCTCCTGTGGTGGACAGGGCACGTTGTTGAGATGCGCCGTCTCCGTGGACAGTGAGACCGGGAAAGTGACGCCACACTTGAAGGCAAACTTTCAGTGGAACAACCGTGGTAACAAGTTCTCGATGGCGAGTCCACTATCGAAGAACTCCCAGAAGAGATACGGGAGCAAAGGGTTTGTCCATGTCAAGCACAAGCAGGACCCTCTCCTGCTGAGAGAGGACCAGAAGGAATACGAGCAAATGATGAAGCAGGAAGATTGGACGCGTAGGCACAACGAGAAGGTGCTCAATAACTGGATTGGTGGTGGGTCCGCGGACAACTACATATCGCCCTTCGCCATCGACGGCCTGAAACACCATAGTGTCCGCGTTGGCAAGGGCAGGTAcgtcaacagcagcagaaagaggaaatag
- the SGT1 gene encoding co-chaperone SGT1 (similar to Saccharomyces cerevisiae SGT1 (YOR057W); ancestral locus Anc_5.657) translates to MTLANDLKTAYGILYDERDPPRALALYDAILRENPRCVDALVYKAACLEKLYFGFSDWHSEETVENAQCLLEKALKEAEERGVRSKIGFVSFRLFVHYFNRKDYVRAAEYMSNAKLHDYNDGAVAIWQEKLDKKLKKTGASMPTAPTATRNIPKPEPLPQPAPASTLPAKLRTDWYQTSNSVTISLFTENVPAKEEDIKVSTHADQDLEISWTGTSSGSEFQYNVKLFSELDPASVRHQLFSKKVEITVDKKIKGKNWAALQAVAAQSSSTAGKKGKDWSKYNFDDISDDETEKSSADSFFQKIYADADPDTKRAMMKSYIESNGTALNTSWDDVRDKVVETSPPEGTELKHW, encoded by the coding sequence ATGACACTGGCGAACGATCTGAAGACCGCTTACGGTATTCTGTACGATGAAAGGGATCCCCCGAGGGCATTGGCGCTGTACGATGCGATTTTGAGGGAGAATCCTAGGTGCGTCGATGCACTCGTGTACAAAGCTGCGTGTCTTGAGAAGCTGTACTTTGGGTTTTCCGACTGGCATAGCGAGGAAACGGTGGAGAATGCACAGTGTTTGTTGGAGAAGGCGTTGAAGGAGGCCGAGGAGAGAGGCGTGCGGTCCAAAATTGGGTTTGTCAGTTTCAGGCTGTTTGTCCACTACTTCAACAGGAAGGATTATGTGCGAGCGGCGGAGTACATGTCGAATGCTAAACTACACGATTATAACGACGGTGCTGTTGCCATATGGcaggagaaactggataaaaaactgaagaaaacgGGGGCCTCCATGCCCACTGCGCCGACGGCAACTAGGAATATCCCCAAGCCGGAACCGTTACCACAACCTGCACCTGCATCTACTTTGCCGGCCAAGTTGAGAACGGATTGGTACCAGACCTCCAACTCGGTGACAATTTCGCTGTTCACCGAAAACGTGCCCgcgaaggaggaggacatTAAAGTGTCCACGCATGCGGACCAGGATCTGGAAATTTCTTGGACGGGCACTTCAAGTGGTTCTGAGTTCCAGTACAATGTGAAACTGTTTTCTGAGCTGGATCCCGCGTCTGTGAGGCACCAACTATTTAGCAAGAAGGTCGAGATCACCGTggataaaaaaatcaagGGCAAAAACTGGGCTGCCTTGCAGGCCGTTGCAGCACAGTCCAGCTCAACAGCGGGGAAGAAAGGCAAGGACTggtccaagtacaacttcGATGATATCAGTGACGACGAAACGGAAAAGAGCTCTGCAGATTCGttcttccaaaagataTACGCGGATGCGGACCCGGATACGAAGCGGGCAATGATGAAGTCGTACATCGAGAGTAATGGCACTGCGCTGAACACCAGCTGGGATGATGTTCGGGATAAAGTTGTCGAAACGTCTCCACCAGAAGGTACAGAACTGAAACACTGGTGA
- the KNAG0C06390 gene encoding uncharacterized protein, producing the protein MSRISYSIASLHEKLDVLSCLYGKATPETDEDVRLYSLEYMNELLTQDIAKYQLRVQTERLELAKLKGDISLLRKLLDETSIPEDEQCVNAREKLQSCKTDLLRRCRERLSHALPENTEPIYITCLEELRHIPTDDVAKVMQFITSNYDILSELPKDKENTAVDTIVSNCRQLEITPINDRRCSLYKTPKSSIKKSIRLNPINTTAGEPKFVFEEKTVAVLTPLTKLLSPVNLGHKRMVDGDPTRVGAVWDVHELPSYKRRRTLVCNNPIK; encoded by the coding sequence ATGTCGAGAATTTCATACAGTATTGCCAGCTTGCACGAAAAGCTGGATGTGCTTTCCTGCTTGTACGGAAAAGCCACGCCGGAGACAGACGAGGATGTTAGACTGTACTCTCTGGAGTACATGAATGAGTTGCTGACCCAGGATATTGCCAAGTACCAGCTACGGGTACAAACTGAAAGATTAGAGTTAGCCAAGCTCAAGGGTGATATATCACTTCTTCGTAAACTGCTGGACGAAACGAGTATCCCCGAGGATGAACAATGTGTAAACGCGAGAGAGAAGCTCCAGAGTTGCAAAACCGATCTCCTCCGCAGATGTCGAGAAAGACTTTCCCATGCACTTCCTGAAAACACAGAACCTATATACATAACTTGCCTTGAGGAGTTACGACACATACCCACAGACGACGTAGCAAAAGTCATGCAATTCATTACTTCCAACTACGATATACTGTCAGAGTTACCTAAGGACAAAGAAAATACCGCTGTCGACACAATTGTCTCCAACTGTCGCCAGCTTGAAATTACACCAATCAATGACCGTCGTTGCTCCCTATACAAAACCCCCAAATCCAGCATTAAGAAGTCAATACGGCTGAACCCAATAAATACGACTGCTGGAGAGCCCAAAtttgtgtttgaagaaaagacgGTGGCCGTTCTCACCCCACTTACGAAATTGCTTTCTCCCGTGAATCTCGGACACAAACGAATGGTTGATGGTGACCCTACTAGGGTCGGTGCGGTCTGGGATGTTCACGAACTACCTTCGTACAAGCGGAGACGGACATTAGTGTGTAATAATCCAATAAAATGA